Genomic segment of Anguilla rostrata isolate EN2019 chromosome 13, ASM1855537v3, whole genome shotgun sequence:
TGCATTGATTAATTTTTGAATCAATAGAACCCCCATATAtgaatgttaatttattttctcattgcaAGGCGCCCTCGATAGGTATCAATTAGAAAAGACGAACAGCAGCACTCTAGGCCTACTGCACCATACGGTTAGGCGCATCGTTTCGCTACATTACGGTAAGTTACTACGTAGCTGGCGAGCTACTTGTGATATTCCTCGGGAGATCCGTATTCATATTCGGGCGGTGGGTGGTAACTGGCCGTCTGTTCTTTATTAAAAGCGGGATTTGTGCTCATGGTGCGGTAACCACGATGACTTCTTTGGAAGACTACGCGAAGCGTCCAACGTTGGCAGGCCCAAGGGAGCTCACTCAAAACCCGCTTAAGAAAATATGGATGCCTTGCAAAAATGgccttccagaaaaaaatatttctcaaagAAAGGGTAAGTGGAGTAGCCTACCACGTAAGCTTGTAACCAATTGTTTGCACCGACTCCGGGTACACAGATGATATAATGGGGATTGCATAATGCTGGCTGGTTATTTTTGCCTATCCAAATACAGTTTTACATGGCAATCAATGTTAAGCTGGCTAACGTTTTATTACTCTGAACTGTGGCGTTCCTTTCTTGCCAGTTGGCTTACATTGCTATAGCTAGTCGGGTAACTACTTGGCTAGCTGGTTAAGACGTATTTAGATGGATAGTTGTCCTGTATGAAGACGTGCTTAAGGTAGCCGCCTCTCGATTGGAAAGCATTTTCTGAAGTGCGGCTTGTTTCAGCCTAACCAGATGGCTGTTAGTTGGCTAGCTTGTAACAAGCTGTGCGCGTGAACACTAGCCTATTTGTAGACGAGTTCACTGAGCCGATGTCAAtgaatgattttgtttattAGCAGAAGCTAACCGTTTTATTCATCAGTGTAGCTAGTTGGAAATGATGGCTATTTGTCagattaatgttttatattggtAACTGATCTCCACTTATTATTGTCGACATCAGCATATAGCATTACCTAGCTGCATAGCCGTCACGATGTCACGGACGAAATCTGGGCTGGCGTTTTTGATTGAGTAATGTTGCAGAAGTGGCGACCAATGCTGTATATTGTTACTGGCTCCCCTGAAGTCTGAATTGTAAATTTTACTAAAAACCCATCGGATAATGTTTCCGGGACGCACTTGTTTTCCAGTACATAGGCAACACTAGCGTTACTGTTCGTTGGTGTTACTAACTGCAGATTTACTCAACCTTTCTGTGCTATGAGTTGGATGGGTTTTGAGCAAGTATTTAATTTGGAAATTAAGCCTTTATTTGAATCGtgaattaaatgtttctttgtaGAGTATCTGGCCATTTATAATCTGCACTCGATCAGCCATTGCCACCACATTTGACATGATATTTCAGGAATGTTTGCGATCTCATTCGTGTGAAAATGCTgttataaaattaaaacattcagtTTCTTTCAGTTTCATCTTTGGATGGGAGAATGTACATTTATAAACAACCCATTGCAGCGGTTTATAACACTCAATTAATGTACAACCTGATATACTACTCCCCCCCCAGCCTATATCTCGTTATAAACTGAATTGGTTCTGTGTTGACTGTCCAGTTATAGAGCACTGCTGCCGTTGATAATGCACTTGTACGGTGTAGCGCATATTCATATGGCCACAGTGTAGTCATACCCACGAAATGAGTTATCATTTCTTTTGGATTGTTGCAAGCATTTGAGAGAAGAATGTTCAGGACACAACCGTAAGCAAAAAGGGCTTTCATTATCACCACACCCAAAACGAAGACCTTCCTTCTCTAAAGCATTCTTTGTCATGTCAACATTGTACACGGCAGCAATACACCCCAAGTAGGATATTGTTCCTTGTAGTTCCTCTTACTGAGCCTGAGGGTGACTTTAGATTGTGCATATTGCAGGCACTGCCACAACCTGTGCTCCCATTCTGTTCATTATGGAGCCCTTCTTCATTTGGCACCATGCAGTCGACTGTCCTTTTCTGCTTCTTGCTGTGGTTGGATGCCTCTGTGCCAAACCAGCACTTTGAAGAGGTGACAACTTGTACAGCATAGCACTGTCCCTCAGCGCATTCTTAACAGCCACTACTCAGCCATTGCAGACAGCAGCTAAGGTTTTGTCTCTGGTCTCTGGCCTAGAGCATTGCATCAGTGGATTAAAGGGGACTGGATGAAGGGGAGAGTCAGAGGGGAAGAAATGGATTTCTTTTTTGGCACTTAAATCTGTGGGATAAGGAGTGGTGTGACTACATGAAGTGGTGTGGCGAAAGCACCGCCCTGTTCAATTTGGGCAGCTTTGAGCTATATTGGATCATTTGAATTTCTTCTTCCAGCAGAAGAATATCAATGACCTATGACCCGGTCTGCACCGGCAGGAGGCGCTTGTCCTTTCACCCAGTTATTGCCCTGCTTTGCCTGGATTATCAACAGGGGAGTAAATGGGTGTGGCTTTACTGAAGGTGATGCGTCTGGTGTACCCAGGTTGTTTTGCAGTAGTACATAACTTAGCAGTGCATGTGAAATATTCACCTCTGTCCTAGTGTCCTTAGTTGATTGCATCTAGAGGAATTATTTCCTCCTCTCAAAGAGTGAAAAAAAGTTGGTATGCCAAATGGAggattaaaatatttctgtgttaaaatccagttttttttttttttaaagaattttgcTAGGTTTCACAGAGCAACTGGGGAGAGagactgacacagagagagacagagaggcctgACTGACTTACTGACTCACTGAAACTTTTGGAGAAGTGCTTGTGTTGAACAAACCAATTGTGCCACAGGTGTGGTAGGTTAGTGGAGCAGTGTGCATGTATTTGGTTTCAAGCCAATATTTAGCCACCACACACTCTCCCTTAGGGGAGAGAGGCTCTTGCAAGTCCAAGTGTCATCTGTCATTTTATAACTAACAGtagttattttctctctttgcaGTGTGTATGACCAACTGCCCCACCCTCATTGTAACAGTGGGCCTCCCTGCCAGAGGAAAGACCTACATCTCCAAGAAGTTGACTCGCTACCTGAACTGGATTGGCGTGCCCACCAAAGGTAACGTTCTGGGTTCCTGGCTGTTTACGCAGGTTGCGCTGTGTGAGATGGGGCATTACCTCTTGGGAGACCACAGCACGTGCTTGGGAGTTGCTTTTGTTCTGCCTAAGGACTTCTGTGGCTTTTTAGATTGAAGTGTTCAGTtcttgtgtgcttccaactagTCAGTAGAAAGgctaccattttatttttgtatgctcTCTTCAGTGTCCGGATGAAATCTCTATATATCTGCCATTTCTCTACAGGGTTCTGAGCCAGGCTTCGATGTGCTTTTTTCAGGGAAATAACTTGCTAGAACTTTGAGAGTGATTTTTTTTGCGCACTactctttctcccctccttctccctcagaGTTCAACGTGGGCCAGTACCGGCGAGAGTGTGTCAAGATCTACAAATCCTTTGAGTTCTTCCGTCCAGACAATGAAGAAGGCCTGAAGATCCGCAAGTAAGAGAAGCATGTGGGTTGTAACGCAGCCTTACATTTtgcttaaatgaaaaaattcaCCCACAAAAAAGGTGGGAGCAAGGGCAggatattttttctgtctgcaGACCATAATACAAACACCCAGAACATGATAGATGCAATATCATACCTGACAAGATACTGTGATTGTACCGTAAAACGTTCACCTTCAATGTTTAACCAtcctgttgtgtgtctgtgccaggCAGTGCGCGTTGGCGGCCCTGAACGATGTCCGGCAGTACCTTGGAGAAGAAGGAGGGCATGTGGCGGTAGGTCAAGGGCATTGGCATGATGCCATTACATGAACGCAGCCTGTTGAAGTGGATGTATTACCATGTTTGGGTAAAAACACATGTTCTCTTCCTGGGTCAGGTGTTTGATGCCACAAACACTacaagggagaggagagagaccatCTTAAGGTTTACTGAACAGAATGGCTATAAGGTATGACAACAGGTGGATGTAATGCAACCATTTTTCTCTGAATTGGTGAACTGTCTCTCCCTTTGAGCAGGTGTAAAGTGATACTGTCTTTTATTCTCAGGTGTTTTTTGTAGAGTCTGTTTGTGAAGACCCAGATGTCATCGCAGAGAACATTGTGGTATGTGAGGTTAATCTTATTCCACAAAATCAGGGAATAATATAATAGTTTGTGAATTTGCCCTGgggttttgattggctgtgcatTTCCCTTCCTCACCTCATCATTTATTGGCAGCCAGTTGATTGGGTGTCTCTTCTGCATGCCCCAGTCTGTGCATGAAGTGCAGGTGGCATGCAGCGAGGATGTGTTGCTGCTGTGTGCGCATGCTTTGGATGATGTGCTAGTGTGTTTCTTCCTAAACTAATGGAAGATGTTGCATCTATTAAAGTAAGATTCTTCTTACCTCTGAACTTCTTTCTGTCCTTCCTCCTGTTTGTTCAGCAAGTGAAGCTGGGGAGCCCAGACTACACAGACTGCAATACAGAGGAGGCTGTAGAAGACTTCATGAAGAGGATAAAGTGCTATGAAAACTCATACCAGACACTGGACGAGGTCTTGGATAGGTGAGTACACTTCGCTCCATGGTTATCCAAAGTCTGCCTGTATGCTATGTCAGTCACCTCTGAGATGGCCACAGTTGTTTCTTGCAAGTtaattttttgtatgtttttttttgtatggtctgacgaaatatatatatttatattttaggaATTAGTTACCATTTACCCTTTTCAAACTGTTGTGGGTTTGGATAGTAAGTTCTTGTTTCTTTATAGTACTCTTTTGTCACCAGTGGTGGAAGTTGACACTATACTTCACCATGCCTCTTGCATTTAAGCGCATATCGATTTTCATGCGGAACTGCAGTTTGTTGTTCTGTTCTTGAATACTCATTAAATGAACCTTTTTCAGCTTTGGTGGTTGAAAAATGGCTTCAGCAACAGCTTCAATGGTTGGTTCATGCTACTGTCCAGATGCTTTTAGAGTAAGGAAGTAGAGGACAGAAGGAGTTGGCTGTCTGGGTACTGTGTAGAGGTATGAAACCCtgtagttttgttcttttgagtCAATCGCGCTCCACTtttgcagagagctgtcctACATAAAGATCATTGACGTGGGCAGGCGGTACCTGGTGAACCGGGTCCTGGACCACATCCAGAGCCGCATCGTGTATTACCTGATGAACATCCACATCACGCCGCGTTCCATCTACCTGTGCCGGCACGGCGAGAGTGACCTCAATGTCCGGGGCCGGATTGGCGGCGACTCCGGGCTGTCGATGCATGGCAGGGAGGTGTGTTCCCCTCCATATAGGGGGCTTTCGCCACTATAGAGTATTCAGTGACCAGCGTTGAGCATGCACTGGTGATGGATGGTGTTACAAATGCTATTCTTTTACTAGTCATTATTGGAATGGGTGTGTGAACATCTGGGATTGTAGTAGAATATGCATTTGGATTACTTAGATGTTTTGGTGTTGAAGAGAACATGTTGAATGGCCAGGTCTAGagagaatttaatttaaaatctctcttatctgtctctcacactctgtctgtctgtccatacATCCGTCTGTTCTCTCAGTTTGCAAAGTGTCTGGGGAAGTTCATCCAGGACCAGAACATCCCAGAGCTGAAGGTGTGGACCAGCCAGATGAAGAGGACCATCCAGACGGCCGAGGCACTGGGGGTGCCTTACGAGCAGTGGAAGGCCCTCAACGAGATTGACGCAGTGAGAGCCTGACTGTCCTCTTGCCCTCATTTGTTTGTGAACGTTTGTACCTTTGTGTGCTGACTCAttcactctcctcctccagggtgtgtgtgaggagctgatGTACGAGGAGATTCAGGAGAACTTCCCTCTGGAGTTTGCCCTGCGGGATCAAGACAAGTACCGCTACCGCTACCCCAAGGGGGAGGTGAGAGCGCTGCTGCGTCTCTGCCACGCCCGGTCATGGCTGTGTCTAAGATACGCTGTGTCTGTTTCAAACTGTAAGTGTGAACTGTAGCTCgatttattcacatttattttggtgTGACTGAGTTCAGCTGTTGCAACAGGTCAGCAGCAGCTGATTATTTTTCCAGGGGTGCAGTTTTTGTATCAAGCTAGCAAGCTCTCAGGTATGAACTGTGATCTTGGgtcaccattttgtttcacctGCAGTGCTGATTCCAGCAATGCAAGGCGTTGCTAGCAATGACTCAAGCAAGTGTGAGTGTTTGACTGATCCTCTGTTTGCTTAGCGTGAGAGGCAGGAACTTTTGTCCTGGTTGATTTGTTGTTTGCAGCTCTATATGCACTCAGTTCTCTATGCAGGGTAAAAATGTGGCACTTCTGGCCCAATTACCCGGTGCATAAATCGAGGGATGGGCTATTAACTGCATTGTCCTCCCCTGTCATGAGAAGGCCCTCTGATTTCagttttcctctctcttcctttagCTGCAGCTCTAGTCAGGCTGCCATAGCACTGGCTCTCTAGGGTTTTTATGTGAAAGTGCAGCATCTGGTCTCGCTCTGAGGTTTCAGTGGCAGGATTTGGTGGCTGTTGCGGCCGCCTCTAGCTGTACTGGTGGGGGTGCTGGGTAACAGAGCCTGCTGCCGTTTCAGATGGAAACTGGATCAATGAGCTTTTTTTGGCGGGCAGAGTGTGTGCTGCCTGTGGCccttgtctttctctgtgacaGAAGAAAGAAGAGGCAAGTTGGACTGTggcaggtgtttgtgtgagtgagagaatgtGTAGTGTATAATcgcctgtgtgttcctgtagtcCTATGAGGACCTGGTACAGAGGCTGGAGCCGGTCATCATGGAACTGGAGAGGCAGGAGAACGTGCTGGTCATCTGTCACCAGGCCGTCATGCGCTGCCTTCTGGCCTACTTCCTGGACAAGTCCGCAGGTCAGCCCCTGTGTGTCGCACCCTTACTCCTGCCAATTTTTTCCACCCCCCTGTCCCATCCCATCTTATACAACCGATTAGTCTCAGTCGCACTCTACCCCACCATCCCAAACTGCAGTGGTGCATAGCTGTACCTAATTCTCTACTCGATTGCAGTGTGGATGCCTAAAATTTACATAGTTCTGCATTTAATCCTGACAAAATGCACAAGCTACTCGCCTGAAACCATTCTGACCTTGGAGAGGGTTAGCGCTGCCATATCAGCCTGGCTAGGTGTGATGTGTCCAATGTGTTATTCTGGTAAagtcaatgggcctcattcaccaaccgttcttaagaagaatttttttcttgaaacccacttacgcagttttcacgaagattctggcattcaccaatgttttcttatttgggatttgctcttaggtaagaacagaatctacgcacactcaagagcacacttttgagtgctgacatgtttgtgcaaaataattggttattgcgatttcttcaattctacagttgtataatataggattaaattacaataatattctttatcatttataatatttttaaataattattttcattattttacaaagcattaaggtgccaggttccacatcagagggtggttgcctcagcgggagttcatctgtaaataaatgataaaaaagaacCATTggagtgaccttttattttcaattatgcaatgtttggtctatactgcaaaagcaaatgtttaaattttgaatacaaactaaggtaacactttttaaacacatggacatgttgaagaagagaacacttattcagaggcgtcactaggggtgtgaaaccaaaatgactggcaatacatttttgcgCAGTGTTTTGTGCAACGACGGGTTTACTTCGATGCAGTTTGCTgctggttgatttaattagcggtattaatgtgacgagaagcacTTTGTCGTTTGAACGCATaacgcaattccttgcgcccactcccaccagcaaATCTGCCTCAGATTTCatatcaaaccatttttttttttacttcatcagttgtgcgcccttctccgggtacagcgttcactgaacaagtaatagcatcccatgcatcttttttgtgttattttatatccactactgacacTAGTAAATATGACCggtcgtttgctgttcattACCCGCAGcaatacctccacttcagaactactgaagtttttcttacgtttggagtctGGTGCTCCACCCTCTTTAGATTTTAGATTTGGCATTATTGACTTCGTTCGCTCTCAACTTTCcttttcgatttctgtgtgtgtacatggtcctgcagtctcatgcccttttatggggattggcggggcgtttacctatgctaattaggaacaactggcacacGCTTTACATTTATGAGGAcgatgggattcatcattttaagaacacgtgcGAACAATTCTGCAGTTTTAGAACCCTttgtgaatctgacgtagatttttcttaggacctttccTAGAACggaaaaatttaagaaaaaacttaggaagatattggtgaatgaggcccgaTGAGCTTAAATACACGTGCCTTGTCATATACCTTACTTGGCTTCCTGTTctattcattaatttgtttgtttttcccaacAGAGGAGCTGCCTTACTTGAAGTGCCCTTTGCATGCGGTACTAAAACTCACTCCAGTGGCTTACGGTAAGTGTTGATTTTGACTTGGAAAAGACAATTcatttagtgtttattttttgtgaacagCCACATCTCATTCGGTATGGCAGTATAATTTAGCGACATTAGcatactgaaatgtatttatattaaaaatcattttaaaattaattccatCCTCATGAGCTACAATTCAACTCATCGAAACAGTTACTGCTCGGATGTGCAATTATGTTCAAATAACCTCCAAAGGTGCTGTAGCTATTTCTTAGCTTGCTTATTAGAATAATACCCATCAACATGCTCTGGGTTGACTCAGGCAGTAGCTCCACCCAGTTTAGCTTTCACAAAGCCTTGTTTTCTTGTCAGTGTACATCATTCACTACAATCTCCTGCATTATATAGGGatccttattaaaaaaaaacttataacAACAAAATTTGTGAACGAAAAACACATTCTGAACTTTGTAAAGAGAAGCTTTAAAACCAAAATTGTCGGACATGCTGAGGAAAAGTTTGaatattttgcttttgcttCACATTTAGAAATGGTGGGAATCCTTTactctcctgctcctgctttCCTGTTGTAATATGAAACTTTGCATATGAATAATGCACGCCACTGTGCATACATGAAGTGAATTGTGGTTTAAGTGAACAAGTTCAAGGTCATGGGAGGGACTGTTTGCATCTGCCTTATTACCTCCTGTCTCAAGTATTTGGCAATACGTGGCAAAATAATGTTCTGATTTTCTACTGAATTCTGATTTTCTACTGAGTCTTTTGTACTTCTACTGCTAGCTTCCTTTTGAATACCAGTCATACAAGTTTAGATATTCctgaaaagtttgttttttgttttgctatggGTACACAAACCACAACCTGAAGGTAAAGAGAGTAGGAGAAATAGCTTATATTTGTAAGTCACTCACCTCTAAGCAGCACAGCCGCGGTGTAGTGGTTGGTCAGTGAAGAACATTTGTGCGCTCCGCACCTGCATGGCTTGATTGTTGTATGGTCGGTGTCACAGGGGGCTCCAGCACGAGCATTCATGAACTACA
This window contains:
- the pfkfb4a gene encoding 6-phosphofructo-2-kinase/fructose-2,6-bisphosphatase 4a isoform X1, whose product is MTSLEDYAKRPTLAGPRELTQNPLKKIWMPCKNGLPEKNISQRKVCMTNCPTLIVTVGLPARGKTYISKKLTRYLNWIGVPTKEFNVGQYRRECVKIYKSFEFFRPDNEEGLKIRKQCALAALNDVRQYLGEEGGHVAVFDATNTTRERRETILRFTEQNGYKVFFVESVCEDPDVIAENIVQVKLGSPDYTDCNTEEAVEDFMKRIKCYENSYQTLDEVLDRELSYIKIIDVGRRYLVNRVLDHIQSRIVYYLMNIHITPRSIYLCRHGESDLNVRGRIGGDSGLSMHGREFAKCLGKFIQDQNIPELKVWTSQMKRTIQTAEALGVPYEQWKALNEIDAGVCEELMYEEIQENFPLEFALRDQDKYRYRYPKGESYEDLVQRLEPVIMELERQENVLVICHQAVMRCLLAYFLDKSAEELPYLKCPLHAVLKLTPVAYGCKVESVCLNVEAVNTHREKPENVDVTRMAKEALLTVPAHQ
- the pfkfb4a gene encoding 6-phosphofructo-2-kinase/fructose-2,6-bisphosphatase 4a isoform X2, with amino-acid sequence MTSLEDYAKRPTLAGPRELTQNPLKKIWMPCKNGLPEKNISQRKVCMTNCPTLIVTVGLPARGKTYISKKLTRYLNWIGVPTKEFNVGQYRRECVKIYKSFEFFRPDNEEGLKIRKQCALAALNDVRQYLGEEGGHVAVFDATNTTRERRETILRFTEQNGYKVFFVESVCEDPDVIAENIVQVKLGSPDYTDCNTEEAVEDFMKRIKCYENSYQTLDEVLDRELSYIKIIDVGRRYLVNRVLDHIQSRIVYYLMNIHITPRSIYLCRHGESDLNVRGRIGGDSGLSMHGREFAKCLGKFIQDQNIPELKVWTSQMKRTIQTAEALGVPYEQWKALNEIDAGVCEELMYEEIQENFPLEFALRDQDKYRYRYPKGESYEDLVQRLEPVIMELERQENVLVICHQAVMRCLLAYFLDKSAEELPYLKCPLHAVLKLTPVAYGCKVESVCLNVEAVNTHREKPENVNVHRTTEDALQTVPPHQ
- the pfkfb4a gene encoding 6-phosphofructo-2-kinase/fructose-2,6-bisphosphatase 4a isoform X3 translates to MRGSGRPTSTQNLDRTVCMTNCPTLIVTVGLPARGKTYISKKLTRYLNWIGVPTKEFNVGQYRRECVKIYKSFEFFRPDNEEGLKIRKQCALAALNDVRQYLGEEGGHVAVFDATNTTRERRETILRFTEQNGYKVFFVESVCEDPDVIAENIVQVKLGSPDYTDCNTEEAVEDFMKRIKCYENSYQTLDEVLDRELSYIKIIDVGRRYLVNRVLDHIQSRIVYYLMNIHITPRSIYLCRHGESDLNVRGRIGGDSGLSMHGREFAKCLGKFIQDQNIPELKVWTSQMKRTIQTAEALGVPYEQWKALNEIDAGVCEELMYEEIQENFPLEFALRDQDKYRYRYPKGESYEDLVQRLEPVIMELERQENVLVICHQAVMRCLLAYFLDKSAEELPYLKCPLHAVLKLTPVAYGCKVESVCLNVEAVNTHREKPENVDVTRMAKEALLTVPAHQ